The following are from one region of the Candidatus Brocadiia bacterium genome:
- a CDS encoding ATP-binding protein gives MSIRSKLTIIFLAIALIPLFLVSMNTFHNYQDSLESSRLSQLQNLIIFKADKIETYFNSLKTDLGIIQSGYAIKKNLPVLTRLANNPANPEFIAARKMLDEVLLNMPPILGLVDIMLAAPSGKVVYSSDPEHSAKDFLGSFPAPGQKAFQEGKDKIYLSDIFLDKTMGNKPSMMVTAPAFDFNGSFIGVIGLELDMTHMYKIIQDITGLGNTGETLIGKLEGNQVVYLNPLRHDQKTALEKHVAMGGIIGKPIQEAVQGKNDSGRLIDYRGEEVIAAWRYLPSLGWGMVAKIDSREAFADVKNLRHLLFIILGVIVILSGIAAFSIAQSISGPIKKLSKGTQIIGSGNLDYKVATDSKDEIGQLSRTFDKMIQDLKQTTASRDELNREITERKQAEKELRESEKRLTRAQEIAHLGSWELDLVNDHLSWSDEVYRIFGLKPQEFAATYEAFLERIHPDDRAAVDAAYSNSLRDGKDTYEIEHRVVNKSTGEVRIVHEKCEHTRDEAGKVIRSVGMVHDITERKKAETEIKRSNENLEQFAYVASHDLQEPLRVMSSYSQLLEKRYKDKLDQDADDFIEFIVDAARRMQMLITNLLEYSRVGRKEILATKVDSNELVDKAVKNLSESVKSTGAAVTRGNLPVVHIPESGFLQLFQNLIGNAIKFHGAEPPKINISAEKRDSDWLFSVKDNGIGIEPQYKDKVFQIFQRLHSRHEYPGTGIGLAICKKIVENHGGRIWLESQAGKGTTFYFTIPRLFNILQEKEE, from the coding sequence ATGTCTATCAGATCTAAGCTGACAATAATATTCCTGGCCATCGCCTTGATTCCCTTGTTCCTGGTCAGCATGAACACCTTCCATAACTACCAGGATTCATTAGAATCGAGCCGGCTTTCACAGTTGCAGAACCTCATCATCTTTAAAGCGGATAAAATAGAAACATATTTCAACTCGTTAAAGACTGATCTAGGTATAATCCAAAGCGGTTACGCCATTAAGAAAAATCTCCCGGTATTGACCCGGCTGGCTAATAACCCGGCCAATCCGGAATTCATCGCCGCCAGGAAAATGCTTGACGAGGTCTTGCTGAATATGCCGCCGATTTTAGGCTTGGTTGATATCATGCTGGCTGCACCTTCGGGCAAAGTGGTTTATTCAAGTGATCCGGAGCATTCCGCCAAAGACTTTTTAGGTTCCTTCCCCGCCCCCGGGCAAAAGGCATTCCAGGAAGGAAAAGATAAAATTTACCTTTCCGACATATTCCTGGATAAAACAATGGGCAATAAACCATCCATGATGGTTACGGCTCCGGCCTTTGATTTTAACGGAAGTTTTATCGGGGTTATCGGCTTGGAATTGGATATGACTCATATGTATAAAATTATCCAGGACATTACCGGCCTGGGTAATACCGGTGAAACCCTGATCGGAAAACTCGAAGGAAATCAGGTGGTCTATTTAAACCCCCTCCGGCACGACCAGAAAACGGCGCTGGAGAAACACGTGGCTATGGGAGGAATCATCGGCAAGCCTATTCAGGAGGCCGTGCAGGGCAAAAACGATTCCGGCCGGTTGATCGATTACCGTGGTGAAGAAGTCATTGCCGCCTGGAGATATCTTCCATCCTTAGGCTGGGGAATGGTGGCCAAAATAGACAGCCGGGAAGCCTTTGCCGATGTGAAAAATTTAAGACATCTGTTATTTATCATCCTGGGCGTCATCGTCATTTTATCCGGTATCGCGGCATTTTCCATCGCCCAGTCTATCTCCGGACCGATAAAAAAACTCTCCAAAGGCACCCAGATAATCGGCAGCGGAAACCTGGACTATAAAGTTGCCACTGATTCAAAAGATGAAATCGGCCAGCTCTCAAGGACCTTCGACAAGATGATACAGGATTTAAAGCAAACCACCGCTTCGCGCGATGAATTGAACCGTGAAATAACCGAGCGCAAGCAGGCCGAAAAGGAACTGCGCGAAAGCGAAAAACGGCTGACCAGGGCCCAGGAAATCGCGCATCTGGGCAGCTGGGAACTTGACCTGGTCAATGACCACCTGTCCTGGTCGGACGAGGTCTACCGCATCTTCGGCCTTAAACCCCAGGAGTTTGCCGCCACCTACGAGGCGTTTCTGGAACGTATCCACCCGGACGACCGGGCCGCGGTTGACGCCGCCTATTCCAACTCACTGCGCGACGGCAAAGACACCTACGAAATAGAACACCGGGTCGTGAATAAATCCACCGGTGAAGTCCGTATCGTCCATGAAAAATGCGAACATACCAGGGATGAAGCCGGCAAGGTCATCCGTTCAGTCGGCATGGTCCACGACATCACCGAGCGTAAAAAGGCCGAGACAGAAATCAAGCGGTCCAACGAAAACCTGGAACAGTTTGCCTATGTAGCGTCCCACGACCTCCAGGAACCCTTAAGGGTGATGTCCAGCTATTCACAATTGCTGGAAAAGCGCTATAAGGACAAGCTGGACCAGGATGCCGATGATTTCATCGAGTTCATCGTGGACGCCGCCAGGCGCATGCAGATGCTGATCACCAACCTGCTGGAATATTCCCGGGTCGGACGCAAAGAAATCCTGGCGACAAAAGTAGATTCCAACGAACTGGTGGACAAAGCCGTCAAAAACCTGTCCGAGTCCGTAAAATCCACCGGCGCCGCCGTAACCCGCGGAAATCTGCCAGTGGTGCATATCCCGGAAAGCGGGTTCCTGCAATTATTCCAGAACCTGATCGGCAACGCCATAAAATTCCACGGCGCCGAACCGCCCAAAATCAATATCAGCGCCGAAAAACGGGATAGCGACTGGCTGTTCAGCGTCAAGGATAACGGCATCGGCATCGAACCGCAATACAAGGACAAGGTCTTCCAGATTTTCCAGCGACTGCATTCCCGCCATGAATATCCGGGCACCGGCATCGGGCTGGCTATCTGCAAAAAGATAGTCGAAAATCACGGCGGCCGGATCTGGCTGGAATCCCAGGCCGGCAAAGGGACAACGTTTTACTTTACAATACCGCGGTTATTTAATATCTTGCAAGAGAAGGAGGAATAA
- a CDS encoding response regulator: MNKNNGIASPINVLLVEDSPADVRLTKEALKEEKLHVNLSVVNDGVEAMEFLRREGKFAQAVRPDLILLDLNLPKKDGREVLKEIKSDEKLKSIPVVILTVSKAEEDIAKSYNLHANCYITKPLDLLRFSIVVKSIKNFWLTIVKLPPKEG; this comes from the coding sequence ATGAATAAAAACAACGGAATAGCAAGCCCCATTAACGTGCTTCTGGTCGAGGACAGCCCGGCCGACGTGCGGCTGACCAAGGAGGCGCTCAAAGAGGAAAAACTGCACGTCAACCTCAGCGTGGTCAATGACGGCGTCGAGGCCATGGAATTCCTGCGCCGGGAAGGCAAGTTCGCCCAGGCCGTCCGGCCCGACCTGATATTGCTGGACCTGAATCTGCCTAAAAAAGACGGGCGCGAGGTGCTCAAAGAAATCAAGTCCGATGAAAAACTGAAAAGCATTCCCGTCGTCATCCTGACCGTTTCCAAGGCCGAAGAAGACATAGCAAAATCGTATAACCTGCATGCCAATTGCTATATCACCAAACCGTTGGATTTGCTCCGATTCTCAATAGTGGTAAAATCCATAAAGAATTTCTGGCTGACCATCGTCAAACTGCCGCCCAAAGAGGGGTAG